Proteins from a genomic interval of uncultured Desulfuromusa sp.:
- the glnE gene encoding bifunctional [glutamate--ammonia ligase]-adenylyl-L-tyrosine phosphorylase/[glutamate--ammonia-ligase] adenylyltransferase, with amino-acid sequence MAPDQNEIKTKLNLLGVDDEALMIWLDRFPLLEGERAKTNLHLIDEHLQDRNLLGKILTQALESADPDNALNFLERLLNVVAGDQLIAILNDSHRCRQLLTVLGGSPFLGGILCRKKNYFENLFVFNEIDSTCGATEMLADLRKAIPDSADFLELQMGLRCYKAEQILRIGSRDLCGLASLTEVMKELSGLAAACLQRAYELCGLQLQREYGQPWEGDGEEQVRIATMTILGMGKFGGDELNFSSDIDLIYCYSSTNGETTGGRRDEKISLHRYFVKLSELITKALHEVTKDGFVFRVDTGLRPDGNNGDLAVSINGAEAYYESWGQSWERAALIKARPVAGDIALGEELLHRLKPFIYRRYLDFGMIEDIKLMKQKINTSLSRKQEEEFNLKLGRGGIREIEFFIQTQQLVNAGTRPKLQQRNSLQMLQLLHEEELISEEDRQSLKDSYQFLRTVEHRIQIVQEQQTHSLPKNQRDRDVLARRCGFSGGEDFFAALEHQRQKVSSIFKDLFYSAEEEEQEVRPEVGFVFDRESDPDLVKDLLEEKGFTNPDAAYDSLLLLRDGEPDKRLTRRGRRCLEKLAPLLMGELLDSPNPDQALNNLESFLRAIRASSSFYSLLVENPAIVKLLVALFGSSQLLSRIFIQRPELLDTMVSRSCAVAAKDRSELRVDLGEQMALAEDYELQLDGLRRFRNEEFLRIALNDLDGQMPQGEGAKQLSLLAEVCLEQAYKMARHELAGRFGAPFPEGSGEKETAFAIIGMGKLGGLELNYHSDLDIIFIYEEEGETRPVAETSLERFKKISNREYFAKLAQRIITVLTLATREGTVYAIDTRLRPSGNQGPLVSSFSAFKLYHHESAQPWERQAMTKARVVCGPAEFSELLQDTIATLTFDRPLPDNLQSEIYRLRQRMEQESAQEGDDRFNIKTGRGGMVDVEFVTQYLQLLHAGKIKALRTQNTISLLECLVDHHILPKDDADVLISGYKFLRRLENKLRLLYDQSINELSAHNRGFRKAAYSLDYRGSEKKREQVFLGEYQDLTGKIRNLLDKYLKPKAVLDGGNLL; translated from the coding sequence ATGGCTCCTGACCAGAACGAGATAAAGACAAAATTAAATCTGTTAGGTGTGGATGATGAAGCTCTGATGATCTGGCTGGACAGGTTTCCCTTGCTTGAGGGTGAAAGGGCGAAAACCAATCTCCATTTAATAGACGAACACCTGCAGGACCGGAACCTTCTGGGGAAAATTCTGACACAGGCTTTAGAATCAGCCGATCCTGACAATGCTTTGAATTTTCTTGAACGGCTCTTGAACGTTGTTGCCGGGGATCAATTGATCGCTATTCTGAATGATTCCCATCGTTGTCGGCAGCTCTTGACGGTTCTTGGCGGATCTCCTTTTCTGGGAGGTATTCTCTGCCGCAAAAAGAACTATTTTGAAAATTTGTTCGTTTTCAATGAGATTGATTCCACTTGCGGTGCAACAGAAATGTTGGCCGATTTGCGCAAAGCCATTCCTGACAGCGCGGACTTTTTAGAATTGCAGATGGGATTGCGGTGCTATAAAGCTGAGCAGATTTTGCGGATCGGCAGTCGCGATCTTTGCGGATTGGCATCGCTCACAGAGGTGATGAAAGAGCTCTCTGGTCTTGCCGCTGCATGTTTACAGCGAGCCTATGAACTCTGTGGTTTACAATTGCAGAGGGAATACGGTCAGCCGTGGGAAGGGGATGGTGAAGAACAAGTTCGTATCGCGACCATGACGATTCTCGGGATGGGAAAGTTTGGTGGCGATGAATTGAATTTTTCTTCAGATATCGATCTGATCTATTGTTATTCCTCCACGAACGGTGAAACCACCGGTGGCCGTCGAGATGAAAAAATCAGCTTGCATCGTTATTTTGTCAAACTGTCGGAGTTGATAACCAAAGCATTACATGAGGTGACAAAGGATGGTTTTGTCTTTCGGGTGGATACCGGATTGCGGCCTGATGGCAACAATGGTGACCTGGCTGTTTCCATCAATGGTGCGGAGGCCTATTACGAATCATGGGGCCAGAGCTGGGAGCGGGCGGCGTTGATTAAAGCACGCCCTGTTGCAGGTGATATTGCTCTGGGAGAAGAATTGTTGCACCGGCTTAAGCCCTTTATTTACAGGCGTTATCTCGATTTTGGTATGATCGAAGACATCAAATTGATGAAGCAAAAAATTAATACCAGTTTGAGTCGTAAACAAGAAGAGGAATTCAATCTCAAGCTGGGCCGGGGAGGAATTCGAGAGATCGAATTTTTCATTCAAACCCAGCAATTGGTGAATGCCGGAACCCGACCAAAGTTGCAACAGCGTAATTCTTTGCAGATGTTGCAATTATTGCACGAAGAAGAATTGATTTCAGAAGAAGATCGGCAATCACTCAAAGACTCCTATCAATTTTTGAGAACAGTTGAACATCGTATCCAGATTGTCCAGGAACAACAGACCCATTCATTGCCGAAAAACCAGCGTGATCGAGATGTTCTGGCTCGGCGATGCGGGTTTTCAGGAGGTGAAGATTTCTTTGCTGCTCTCGAACATCAGCGGCAGAAAGTCAGTAGTATTTTTAAAGATTTATTTTATTCAGCAGAGGAAGAAGAGCAGGAGGTTCGGCCGGAGGTTGGTTTTGTTTTTGACCGTGAATCTGACCCTGATCTGGTCAAGGATCTCCTTGAAGAAAAAGGGTTTACCAATCCCGATGCAGCCTATGACAGCCTGCTGCTGTTGCGTGATGGAGAACCGGATAAACGGTTGACACGACGCGGTCGCCGTTGTCTGGAAAAGTTGGCACCACTGCTTATGGGAGAATTGCTTGATTCTCCTAACCCTGATCAGGCGCTGAATAATCTCGAGTCCTTTTTACGTGCCATTCGTGCAAGTAGTTCTTTTTACTCATTGCTGGTTGAAAATCCGGCGATTGTCAAATTGTTGGTAGCGCTGTTTGGTTCCAGCCAGCTTCTCTCAAGAATTTTTATCCAGCGACCTGAACTTCTGGACACAATGGTGTCCCGTTCCTGCGCCGTTGCCGCAAAAGATCGCAGTGAGTTGAGGGTCGATCTTGGTGAGCAAATGGCTCTGGCGGAAGACTATGAGCTGCAATTGGATGGATTGCGTCGATTCCGGAATGAAGAGTTTTTGCGTATTGCCCTGAATGATCTGGATGGCCAGATGCCGCAGGGAGAGGGGGCAAAGCAACTGTCTCTGCTTGCGGAAGTCTGTCTGGAACAAGCGTATAAAATGGCCCGGCACGAACTTGCCGGACGTTTTGGTGCTCCATTCCCCGAAGGTTCCGGTGAGAAGGAAACGGCCTTTGCTATTATCGGCATGGGCAAGTTGGGCGGGTTGGAGTTGAATTATCACTCAGATCTGGACATTATTTTTATTTATGAGGAGGAGGGGGAAACCCGACCTGTTGCGGAAACCTCTCTTGAGCGGTTTAAGAAAATCAGCAACCGTGAGTACTTTGCCAAGCTGGCACAACGAATCATTACGGTATTGACTCTGGCTACGCGCGAGGGGACGGTCTATGCAATTGACACCCGTTTGCGCCCATCGGGGAATCAAGGGCCATTAGTTTCCAGTTTTTCTGCTTTTAAGCTTTACCATCACGAGTCTGCACAACCCTGGGAACGGCAGGCAATGACCAAAGCCCGGGTCGTATGCGGCCCCGCTGAATTTTCTGAACTGTTACAGGATACGATTGCTACGCTGACTTTTGATCGCCCCTTGCCGGATAATCTGCAAAGTGAGATTTACCGTTTAAGGCAGCGCATGGAACAGGAAAGTGCTCAGGAGGGTGATGACCGCTTTAATATCAAAACCGGTCGTGGTGGAATGGTTGATGTTGAATTTGTGACCCAATATCTGCAGTTGCTGCATGCTGGAAAGATCAAGGCATTACGTACGCAGAATACGATATCTCTATTGGAATGTCTGGTAGATCATCATATTCTGCCGAAGGATGATGCGGATGTGTTAATTTCGGGATATAAGTTTTTGCGTCGGCTGGAAAACAAATTGCGACTTCTCTATGATCAGTCGATTAACGAGCTGTCTGCCCATAACCGTGGTTTCAGAAAGGCCGCTTATAGCCTGGACTATCGTGGGTCAGAAAAGAAGCGGGAACAGGTATTTCTTGGCGAGTATCAGGATTTAACCGGTAAAATTCGTAACCTTTTAGATAAATACCTTAAACCAAAAGCGGTTCTTGATGGAGGGAACTTGCTATGA
- a CDS encoding response regulator: MKQKILVIDDDRDLRDFLQQAFSAAGFQAETVDRGAIGLRKLLTDDFQLVLIDLNMPEISGPNICRALRKHDNTRDLPVVMVTSIFHSPEQIAEAKEDYGADDFLLKPFTGQDLQRLLERFFTADGEAKKDPTPKIQPLFDYTIPLQLQQLYREKATGLLHLQRGEAKKIIYIKDGYPIFARSNVLSECLGRMLVKEGVITQVDCDQSVERSTESGRLQGTVLIEMGLLTPHEVREALIRQVTNKLLSTFAWKNGTYQFIPGKDFKKNVTQIKLTPAAIIMEGISLHWGGKQLDDFLYPFNEDYLKQSGNPLYRFQDIQLSKRGETIFNSCKGVKTLGSILEQHPLARREIQKILSALIISEMLERSTTPASGVIDDVPDDARTELIDEKLRHKILGDYKRIMDSDYFEALGLGRQCGPGDARKAYYHLAKEYHPDRFLGSDLSNEMRTKINEMFQYITQAYTVLSDADRCSEYLDELVNGPKKSIDISQVIEAETCYQEGTALLKVRRYKAASKALQRAIELSPGESEYMTYFALALFKSAPEQTEVQNRAMEVLLTSREINPGFDLTHLYLGQVYQAQGKERQAEKSFEMAVQANPSCTEALRELRLMNLRREQAPQSKGMFKKFMKKKD; this comes from the coding sequence ATGAAACAGAAGATATTGGTTATAGATGATGATCGTGATTTGCGCGATTTTTTACAACAGGCGTTTTCTGCTGCTGGGTTCCAGGCTGAAACGGTTGATCGTGGCGCCATTGGATTGCGAAAGTTGTTGACGGATGATTTTCAGCTGGTTCTGATTGATCTGAATATGCCTGAAATTTCCGGGCCCAATATTTGTCGGGCATTGCGTAAGCATGATAATACCAGAGATCTTCCAGTTGTGATGGTGACCTCCATTTTTCATAGCCCGGAACAGATCGCCGAAGCCAAAGAAGATTATGGTGCCGATGATTTTCTCCTCAAGCCCTTTACCGGTCAGGATTTACAAAGGCTATTAGAGCGTTTTTTCACTGCAGATGGAGAGGCAAAAAAAGATCCGACCCCGAAAATTCAGCCTCTTTTCGATTACACCATTCCTTTGCAACTGCAACAACTTTATCGTGAAAAAGCAACGGGATTACTGCACTTGCAACGGGGAGAAGCAAAAAAAATTATCTATATAAAAGATGGATACCCCATCTTTGCCCGATCCAATGTTTTAAGTGAGTGCCTGGGCAGGATGTTGGTGAAAGAAGGGGTGATTACTCAAGTTGATTGTGATCAATCGGTAGAACGAAGTACGGAATCGGGGCGTTTACAGGGGACCGTCCTGATTGAAATGGGACTGTTGACTCCTCATGAAGTTCGGGAAGCATTGATTCGACAGGTAACAAACAAGCTTCTATCTACCTTTGCCTGGAAAAATGGAACCTATCAATTTATTCCCGGGAAAGATTTTAAAAAAAATGTTACTCAAATTAAACTGACCCCGGCTGCAATAATTATGGAGGGGATTAGCCTTCACTGGGGGGGGAAACAATTAGATGATTTTCTCTATCCTTTCAACGAAGATTATTTGAAACAGTCCGGCAATCCTCTATACCGGTTTCAGGATATCCAATTGAGCAAACGGGGAGAGACCATCTTTAATAGTTGTAAAGGGGTAAAAACGCTGGGCAGTATTCTGGAACAACATCCCCTGGCGCGCCGTGAAATCCAGAAGATATTGTCGGCGCTGATCATTTCTGAAATGCTGGAACGAAGCACGACTCCGGCATCTGGTGTGATTGATGATGTTCCTGATGATGCAAGGACGGAACTCATTGACGAAAAGTTACGCCACAAAATACTGGGTGACTATAAACGCATAATGGATTCTGATTATTTTGAGGCGTTGGGACTGGGTCGACAGTGTGGCCCTGGGGACGCACGAAAAGCTTATTATCATCTGGCGAAAGAATATCATCCCGACCGGTTTCTCGGCAGCGATCTTTCAAATGAAATGCGTACCAAGATCAATGAAATGTTTCAGTATATAACCCAGGCTTATACGGTTCTAAGTGATGCCGACAGATGCTCCGAATACCTTGATGAATTGGTGAATGGACCAAAGAAATCTATTGATATCAGCCAGGTTATCGAGGCGGAAACCTGTTATCAGGAAGGCACTGCTCTGCTTAAGGTGAGGCGGTATAAAGCAGCTTCCAAGGCATTGCAGCGGGCAATTGAATTGAGTCCGGGGGAGTCAGAGTACATGACTTACTTTGCTCTGGCGTTGTTTAAGTCCGCTCCTGAACAGACGGAGGTTCAGAATCGGGCCATGGAAGTTTTGCTGACATCGCGAGAGATTAATCCCGGATTCGATCTGACTCATCTTTATCTTGGACAGGTTTACCAGGCACAGGGGAAGGAGCGGCAGGCAGAGAAGTCTTTTGAGATGGCGGTGCAAGCCAATCCTTCCTGTACCGAGGCTTTACGTGAATTACGTTTGATGAATCTACGCCGCGAACAGGCCCCCCAATCGAAGGGCATGTTTAAGAAATTTATGAAAAAGAAGGATTGA
- a CDS encoding glycerophosphodiester phosphodiesterase family protein: MKPFFERFSGTGYVCAHRGARSIAPENTRLAFEKAYFSGAHLYETDVQATADGELILFHDHTLERTTDISMQSAFSERSPWPLAEFTYAELQSLDAGSWFIGSDPFGTIASGDVPKEHFRSIRGQRIPLLRDALIDCRHYDFPLNLEIKDQTGTAADTTIVSQVIELIKQTQTELLVLISSFKHAYLRQVKEQDATIATAALVEGAHPESLLSYLRDLDVDAYHPDQLITDTALVQQLTKNGMKVNLWTVNDLERANSFTAAGATFICTDWPQRLVGPRQS; the protein is encoded by the coding sequence TTGAAACCTTTTTTTGAGCGTTTTTCTGGAACCGGTTATGTCTGCGCTCATCGTGGAGCACGGTCAATTGCTCCGGAGAACACCCGCCTGGCGTTTGAAAAAGCCTACTTCAGTGGTGCACACCTCTATGAAACGGATGTTCAGGCAACGGCAGATGGGGAGCTGATCCTGTTTCACGACCATACCCTTGAGCGAACAACTGATATTTCGATGCAGTCCGCATTTTCTGAACGCAGCCCTTGGCCTCTCGCAGAATTCACATATGCAGAGTTGCAATCACTGGATGCCGGTTCCTGGTTTATCGGGTCTGATCCTTTTGGAACTATTGCATCCGGAGACGTGCCCAAAGAACATTTCAGATCAATACGAGGGCAACGGATCCCTCTCTTACGGGATGCCCTGATTGATTGCCGGCACTATGATTTTCCCCTGAATCTGGAAATTAAAGATCAAACCGGAACCGCTGCCGACACCACAATTGTTTCTCAAGTTATTGAATTAATAAAGCAAACGCAGACAGAGCTCCTGGTTTTGATTTCTTCCTTTAAGCACGCTTATCTGCGCCAGGTAAAAGAACAGGATGCAACGATTGCAACAGCGGCATTAGTCGAGGGAGCTCATCCGGAATCGCTTCTTTCCTACCTTCGTGATCTTGATGTGGATGCTTATCATCCCGACCAATTGATTACGGACACTGCATTGGTTCAACAACTGACAAAAAACGGTATGAAGGTAAATCTCTGGACCGTCAATGATCTGGAGAGGGCGAACTCTTTTACTGCAGCAGGAGCAACGTTTATTTGCACGGATTGGCCGCAACGTTTGGTGGGACCACGTCAATCTTGA
- the tadA gene encoding tRNA adenosine(34) deaminase TadA: MNINEQDRLFMQAALEEATIAEGLKEVPIGAVVVHDGQIIGRGHNLRETSNDPTTHAEIIAIRDAARKLNSWRLLDCTLYVTLEPCVMCMGAIILARIPYLVFGCRDPKVGAVGSIYNLAEDERFNHRVGVREGVLQQECSSQLSHFFKRLREQKKEQKVQK; the protein is encoded by the coding sequence ATGAATATCAATGAGCAAGATCGGCTCTTCATGCAGGCGGCCCTGGAAGAGGCGACAATTGCAGAAGGTTTAAAAGAAGTTCCGATCGGAGCTGTCGTTGTCCACGATGGTCAGATTATTGGTCGTGGACACAATTTGCGTGAAACCAGTAATGATCCGACCACTCATGCCGAGATCATTGCTATTCGGGACGCAGCCAGGAAACTTAACTCCTGGCGTTTGCTTGATTGTACTCTCTACGTGACCTTGGAACCCTGTGTTATGTGCATGGGAGCGATCATTCTTGCCCGGATTCCTTATCTGGTTTTTGGCTGCCGTGATCCCAAAGTCGGTGCTGTGGGCTCAATTTACAACCTTGCTGAGGACGAGCGTTTTAACCATCGGGTTGGGGTTCGGGAAGGAGTTCTACAACAGGAGTGCAGTTCCCAGTTGAGTCATTTTTTTAAAAGGCTACGAGAACAGAAAAAAGAACAAAAAGTTCAAAAATAA
- a CDS encoding sce7726 family protein: MEEHEIRSSLLSYLAVNAPDRSKVQEEFRIECGRSRIDVAVIDSTLIGYEIKSEKDTFVRFSNQIHAYNRVFDQINLVCSASHARLAEEVVPSWWGLIVAERGKDGDIQLVTAREARTNTQQEPFSLASLLCKDEAIAVLTAKAQEIPKKASSHTLREYIVKALPIEQIKSVVTKSLLCRQPYNNLEVKTM; this comes from the coding sequence ATGGAAGAACACGAAATCAGATCATCCCTTCTGAGCTATCTTGCTGTCAATGCACCCGACAGATCGAAGGTACAGGAAGAGTTTCGAATCGAGTGCGGAAGGTCGCGCATTGATGTTGCCGTAATTGATTCGACCTTGATTGGATATGAGATCAAAAGCGAAAAAGATACATTTGTGCGCTTTTCAAACCAAATCCATGCATACAATAGAGTTTTTGACCAAATCAATTTGGTTTGCTCAGCATCTCATGCCCGACTTGCGGAAGAAGTAGTGCCTTCGTGGTGGGGGTTGATCGTTGCCGAGAGAGGAAAAGATGGCGATATCCAGTTAGTTACCGCCCGAGAAGCCCGCACAAACACCCAGCAAGAACCTTTCAGCCTCGCCTCCTTGCTCTGTAAAGACGAGGCCATTGCCGTCCTAACGGCTAAGGCCCAGGAAATCCCCAAGAAAGCATCATCACACACATTACGAGAGTACATAGTTAAGGCGCTCCCCATTGAACAAATCAAAAGCGTCGTAACAAAGTCCCTACTCTGCCGCCAGCCCTATAATAATCTAGAAGTTAAAACAATGTGA
- a CDS encoding ImmA/IrrE family metallo-endopeptidase: MTVKNAKTIYDALKGLGLTRAQVRKLLPDWWSPEIEKQPGGLAELCLLVSRRLNIELTALMDGHILKSDAALSIAYKHRADATVESLQASTCISTSLAKAVVAAMSKDYSADHFSGAGIAATARRIGSGTVSLTSLIDASWAMGIPVIPVTNLPVGVRKMDGAVIKVDGRPVIIISKKKSSRAWLAFIVAHEIGHIASGHLEINDTIIDVSLQEQATYAVESSRDMQEREADSFALSLLGGDGVDREISTWPSWASPADLAVRARKSAADLRAESGHIILRYAFESKRWPDAMAALRFLSEDSDAETVVRGGLQRNLDFDLVAEDLRDLICQVTGIQIP; this comes from the coding sequence ATGACTGTAAAAAATGCAAAAACCATATATGACGCTCTGAAAGGGCTCGGGCTGACAAGGGCCCAGGTTCGAAAGCTCCTTCCTGATTGGTGGTCTCCGGAAATTGAAAAGCAGCCCGGTGGCTTGGCGGAACTCTGCCTACTGGTTAGTCGTCGACTTAACATTGAACTGACAGCTTTGATGGATGGACATATTCTAAAAAGTGACGCTGCACTTTCAATTGCCTATAAACACCGTGCTGACGCTACCGTTGAATCACTGCAGGCATCCACCTGTATATCGACCTCGCTTGCTAAGGCTGTTGTTGCGGCAATGTCTAAAGACTATTCTGCGGATCATTTTTCAGGAGCTGGAATAGCTGCTACTGCAAGAAGGATAGGCAGTGGAACCGTCAGCCTCACTTCGCTTATTGATGCTTCTTGGGCGATGGGTATTCCTGTTATCCCAGTGACAAACTTGCCAGTTGGTGTCAGGAAGATGGATGGAGCGGTGATCAAAGTCGATGGTCGGCCAGTAATTATTATTTCCAAAAAAAAATCATCCAGGGCTTGGCTCGCATTTATTGTTGCCCATGAAATTGGGCATATTGCTAGCGGACACCTTGAAATAAATGACACAATCATAGATGTCTCTCTTCAAGAGCAAGCAACTTATGCTGTGGAGTCTTCCCGCGATATGCAGGAAAGAGAAGCTGACTCTTTTGCACTATCTCTTTTAGGTGGAGATGGGGTTGATAGAGAAATATCTACTTGGCCGAGTTGGGCATCTCCTGCCGATCTTGCGGTAAGAGCTCGGAAGTCTGCCGCTGATTTGAGAGCCGAGAGCGGCCATATTATCCTTCGCTACGCTTTCGAGTCAAAGAGATGGCCTGATGCAATGGCAGCTCTTCGTTTTTTAAGTGAAGATAGTGATGCAGAGACAGTTGTTAGGGGTGGCCTGCAACGTAATCTTGATTTTGATCTTGTGGCTGAAGACTTGCGAGATCTTATATGTCAGGTAACGGGAATCCAAATACCGTAG
- a CDS encoding response regulator transcription factor, with protein sequence MSVLRILIVAEYPVVEEGLDFLLKDYANIEVVTTASNGTDGLQRLRENRIDVIVQDLATTELGAPEAIRLYLSEKPEIGVVVYSGQEDEVAVFETLKAGARGYVLKNTPVDELVAAIREVYQGGYFLSPGLNPAIIKFYLEHRGKEEDHLSEYQLLTDREKQVFRLLADGKQTSDISDILCVSPKTVAKHRAAVKKKLAMNTTAEMAQYAIRLGVININAAERPFPLP encoded by the coding sequence ATGAGTGTATTACGAATTCTGATTGTTGCTGAATACCCGGTTGTCGAAGAGGGCCTTGATTTTTTACTGAAGGACTACGCTAATATCGAGGTCGTTACGACGGCGAGCAACGGCACTGATGGACTACAGCGGCTCCGGGAAAACAGGATTGACGTTATTGTTCAGGATCTTGCGACAACCGAACTTGGGGCTCCCGAGGCGATCCGCCTGTATCTCAGCGAGAAGCCTGAGATCGGCGTTGTCGTCTACAGTGGTCAGGAGGATGAGGTCGCCGTTTTTGAGACTCTCAAGGCGGGTGCCAGGGGTTATGTTTTGAAAAATACACCGGTCGATGAGCTGGTTGCCGCCATTCGCGAGGTTTACCAAGGTGGCTACTTTCTCAGTCCCGGTCTGAATCCGGCGATCATCAAGTTCTACCTGGAACATCGTGGGAAAGAAGAAGACCATCTGTCAGAATACCAGTTGTTGACCGATCGGGAAAAGCAAGTCTTCCGCTTGCTTGCCGACGGAAAACAGACCAGCGATATCAGCGATATCCTCTGCGTTAGTCCGAAAACCGTCGCCAAACACCGTGCCGCAGTGAAGAAGAAGCTCGCTATGAACACCACCGCGGAAATGGCCCAGTATGCTATTCGGTTGGGGGTGATCAATATCAACGCCGCCGAAAGACCGTTTCCGCTGCCGTAG
- a CDS encoding MarC family protein, which yields MDSRTKTKAQPNPKSALVIVLALLLLALLIGALVKQFIGTLPLELISRIFGLILIAISVQFMVERLRQVFPGWT from the coding sequence ATTGATTCCCGGACAAAAACAAAGGCACAACCCAATCCCAAAAGTGCCCTGGTCATCGTGCTGGCCTTGTTGCTGCTGGCGCTACTGATCGGAGCCTTGGTCAAACAATTCATCGGCACCCTGCCGCTGGAACTGATTTCGCGAATCTTCGGGCTTATTCTGATTGCGATCTCGGTACAATTTATGGTGGAAAGGTTGCGCCAGGTCTTCCCCGGCTGGACCTAA
- a CDS encoding coiled coil domain-containing protein, whose product MNKKQVYQEKMQAQLDQFNAQIELLKAKSKNVEASSKLSYLDTLEDLKLKRDLAANKLQELRHSSDEAWEDLKEGADNAWQDFSSAIQGAISRYK is encoded by the coding sequence ATGAACAAAAAACAAGTCTATCAAGAAAAAATGCAAGCACAGCTCGATCAATTCAACGCTCAGATTGAGTTACTGAAGGCAAAATCTAAAAATGTAGAGGCATCTTCTAAATTGAGTTATCTGGATACTCTGGAGGATCTCAAGCTGAAACGCGATCTGGCCGCAAACAAACTACAGGAGCTACGCCACAGCAGCGACGAAGCATGGGAAGATCTGAAAGAAGGCGCCGATAATGCCTGGCAGGACTTCAGCTCGGCAATTCAAGGGGCAATCTCACGCTATAAGTGA
- a CDS encoding PRC-barrel domain-containing protein → MSGLRKLSDLTGYGFLAQDAEVGRLEEIYFDDHYWHARYLVVKTGNWLLGRRVLLVPEVIEGIDDEEKNLWVNLTRQQIENAPPIDSEQPVSWTYQQQYYRYYDRDPYWITDSLFNSTPAIPPFVQPDETIKKPENPHLRSSSEVTGYRLSAEDGDVGHVEDFIFDEQSWALRYLEIDTRNWLPGRHVLISPAWVEEVDWATQQVKVAVSRDLVNNAPEYDSSKHISREYQLALYKHYGKSFSEE, encoded by the coding sequence GTGAGCGGATTACGTAAATTGAGTGATTTAACCGGTTATGGCTTTCTGGCCCAGGATGCAGAGGTTGGACGACTTGAAGAAATTTATTTTGACGATCATTATTGGCACGCTCGTTATCTTGTCGTGAAGACTGGAAACTGGCTGCTTGGTCGCCGGGTGTTATTGGTGCCGGAGGTTATCGAGGGTATCGATGACGAAGAGAAAAATCTCTGGGTTAATCTGACTCGACAGCAGATTGAGAACGCTCCTCCGATCGATAGCGAACAGCCGGTGTCATGGACTTATCAGCAACAGTATTACCGTTATTATGATAGGGATCCTTATTGGATAACCGATTCACTGTTCAACTCCACTCCGGCAATTCCGCCTTTTGTGCAACCTGATGAAACGATCAAAAAACCAGAGAATCCTCATTTACGCAGTAGCTCTGAGGTGACAGGATACCGACTCTCAGCAGAGGATGGTGACGTTGGACATGTCGAGGATTTTATTTTCGACGAGCAGAGTTGGGCATTGCGCTACCTGGAAATTGATACCCGCAACTGGCTGCCGGGTCGTCACGTTTTAATCTCGCCCGCCTGGGTTGAGGAGGTAGACTGGGCGACACAGCAAGTGAAGGTCGCAGTATCTCGGGATCTGGTGAATAATGCTCCGGAATACGATTCTTCCAAACACATTAGCCGCGAATACCAACTGGCTCTGTACAAACATTATGGCAAAAGTTTCAGCGAGGAATGA